TTCTTAATTGTCGCGCCAACTTTCGATGCCTAGTACCCTCACGTATCCGTATCACAGTGTCCCTATGACGTGTGGGAAATGACGTCATTCCAACGATCGACCAACCGCACTTAGGGGTACTAAATAGTTCTGTACTTCTGTCTGTCCGAAGAGCACGTGGGAATAGCAAGCGTCTTCAATTTCGTAGAGCATTGGTAAATGTGAAGTCTaaaatacgttttattctctacgTTTGCTGTGGACTGTCGGAAGTTATTGTACTTTTTCATTTCGTTGTGTTTAGCGTAGCAGCAGATCTTCCCTCACTAGAATACCATGGAAGGTGAGACTTTTATTCTACTAGAGTGATACAAAGTTACTGCACTGCAGTAATAAATTCATGTTACGTATTTTACGATTTAAGATTAATATCTTACCCACGATAGCATGTAGGCCAACTTcaatgaaattttcaatttttctctttttacagCATTCAACGATGAAGTCCTAATCGGAGGTGCGCAGATGGAAAATACCGAGAAGGGCTGTCCTGTCTGCGGTGCGGAGGATAGGCGCACCATATCTGTCCCAGCAGGAACACTGCCTAAGTCCTTAGAGTTAAAAATTAGATGTCAGAGGAAACGTGAAATTTACGGCCAGTTGTCCGTGGACTCTCTTGTGTGTAAGTACAAGGGAGGGCTGTCGAAAGAGGAATACAGGGCTAAACTACAGGCAATGAGGCGAGAAGACCTTATAAAGATTAAAAAACAAATCGATGAAGAATTGCGCGCAGCCTTGGAAAGAAGAAAGCGACCACTCGCTGCGCGAATGTTTAGAACAAGGCATAATAAACCTGAACTGCAAATTGGAGGTTGTGTGTGTCACGAAATGGAGAATGTGAAGCAAAAATGGCGGAAGTTTAAAAACGATGTTACATTGGCAAACAATGAACGTGTCGAGGATGTTAGGAAGTGGTTAGAAGAAAAAGCGGTAAtttcataagttttttttttttttttcttttataaacttCTCTCAAATTCAACCAAGTTGTTGGTTGTTTAGTGACTGGCATTTTTATGCCCCTACTGATGGTGTTGTGTGAAACGTCAAATGTGAACATTCTGAAAAAATACATTTAACTTCTCTAGTGTTTTAATGCTCTAATTATAACAGTATTAATTCTCTTTGTGTGTTTATTTGTTCTCCACCAACTGTCCATGTGGCTAGCTAATTGGTAATAGTTGAAGCTGTTTGGGAATTCACCACTACAGAGaatcagtttactgtaatgtaataGTAATCCTAAAATGCTTCCATCGTATattgtaataattttgatttagCAACGTATCAAACTTTTTGCTTCTAGCAAGTGTACAATGTTCAAAATGCTCGTTGCGCAAAGATTTGACTTTAAGGCCAAGGTCTAtggtttttaaatttaataattactTCATGTTCCCGAGAGGAAATCAACAAGTATTAGCAAATTCTGATACACAAAACATGACTTTTATAGCTGTGGTATATTTGTGTGACATTAAGTTCGGTTTAGATATATAGCCAAAAATGGGCCAATTGAAATGTTGCGTACGATTCGTTGGTATTAACTGGTGACGTACTGCTAACGGATCTGTCACCCGTTTTGTTAGTTTTTGAAGCAaacgaatgtggaaaaaaaaagtggggggggggggaggagaggaaaagtagTTTTGGTGATACATTGATTGATCTGTACCTTAGCACGAGTTTGGTTGTcagttggtgaagccaacaaatgttataatttttttttttaaattcagtgtgtTGAGTGATTTGTAGAGAGATCTAGGCTAGAATAGGTGACAGTTAAAGTTAGGGGACTGGAAGGCCAGCCTGTGGTGGCCGACTGATCTGTAATAGATACCATGTGGTAGCCCAGCTCGTTTGAAGTAAATGTCAATAGCTGTTATAGTCACCATTTTTGACTACGGCGTTCTGTTACTAGTTTCCTATGACTAGTCAAAGCCGATTAAAGTTTGTGTTATGTGTAAATAGATTCATAGTCGTCATAAATACTGGATGGTTCAACAAAGTTACCCATTTTCCCTAGGTAGATTTTTGTAGATAACTGACGAATAATGCATTGCAGCACTTCAGGTGATCTTTTCTGAAAGAACCACTGTTGACTTAAAAAGTGGCGtcaaaggaaagtaaaaaaaattgggACTGTAGGAAAAGTTCCGTGTAGatgcagattttttaaaataagcTGGGATGAGATTTTTGTCAGTACAAACTCGTATAttatggtttactaacatggtagaCTACTACATTTAATGCCAAACAGAATCATAGTTTTCTACAATCGCATTTCTTCTGTAAATCAGTAAAGAAACGTGTGATAGCAATGCAAAAAGTTACTTGCAGGTAGGTTTGCAGTATTCAAACTACTGTAGAACACAGTGGCATTATTTATTTTCATACTTTGTATTAAAACTTTCTGCTTCATTATTAGCAACCTTCTTGGACAGATTTTTCAAATCTTTGTTTGAAATTGTGCAGGAGAAGTCTATGTATGGGCCACTTAAAACATTGCTACATATACATATACTGAATTACAGTACAAAAGAGTGCAGCCTAATAAAAAAGGGGCCAATAAAGTTTTTGTATTTGCTGTGTATGTGGTAGATACATAAAGTATGAATGCAAGACACTGTATGCTTTTATGGGCTGTTAAGATATTAACAAAGTACTTTTTGTGTTTAACATCATATCATAAGTTAGTATGTATGTGGCTTTCCATACCCTTAGTAAAATTTTGCTGaagatatacatttttttaaaatatatatatataatcagattTTTTGGAATATGTCCTACTTATAATTTATATTAACACATTGGATTGCTTATTATTGTGTGGACCCTCAATTGGAGGCTTTCTTGGTGCATATCGATGCAAAAATCTTCTGAGTGATCTGAATGGTGGCATCTTGTCACAGCATTTCAGTCAGTTTTGAACCCATCATCTTTCCCTGAAGATGGTGTTCATGACAAGTTGATGCAACCAGTCAGCTGATCACCCAAGAAGTATGGTGCAGAATGTCACCAATAAATGTACCTACTTTGTCATGCAAATATGTAAACCTTTTTGTTACATCTTGTGGGTTGAAAACTCcactctccctcccccactcttaGATAATCAGTAGTAATCGATTGTGGGGGCAAATTTGCTATCCTCCTTTTTTGTGACTCAAATGGGTGATACCTTTACAACTATTTCCACATATAGTTAAGATTGATAACCATTGCAGAATAAATATCAAGAATTATGAATGTAAATTATTATATCAGAAAATAAACATAAGTTGTCAGAAATCATTGTTTTATTTCTTAATATTCAATCCACCCAGTAGTTGGAGTACTGGCCACAATCTTCTAGTTACATTGGACCATATTTGACACATTGCTACCAAGCTCCCACTTGTGGCCTGGCAGTGAAACATCCATTAATGTGTGTGTGACAACTAGTGTATTAATCAATGTTCATGCAAGTACAGACTGGTTAATTGTTGTTATGCTGAAATGTCAGTGTTTAAATACTTACTAATATTACAGGAACTgtgaaaagaaatagaaaagatctGTCATAAATTAAAATACTGAGCACAAACTCTAGCAATAAAATGCAATTAAGTTCCGTTCTTCAGACTCGGTAGTAGAACTCCACAAAAAAATTGAAGTACTGAGAATTTTCTGAGTATTGCAGCTTCACAGTAAGTCCCGTGAAATGATGGAGCTCCAAATATATAACCCAGAAAAGTATTGCCGTGATGCAGCTTATTTGCTGCCCAGAAGCACAGTCTGACTGGGAATCTGATAACTGCAGTCAAGTAGTAATAACTAATGTTAGTCTGTGTTCACGGGCAGCACACTCAATTTTACTGATATGCATGCCCTACCCTAGTTCTGTATCAACAGTGAATTTCTAAATACAAATGGACTAAGCCTTCAGATTGTACTAATGTTGGTGTTGTGAGCTATAAAGAAAATtcaagatggaataatgacagtattatggaaagtggagatactgagttgAAGACAGACACAACGAGAAGACTGCtagacaagtaagctttcggccaaaggaCTTTCTTCTCAATTAAAAAAACTCAGATTCACACTGTCACAACTAGCACACAACTGTCCCTGGATACTGAAACCAGCTTGTGGGCTACAGCGCATGATGTGAGAAGCAGTGTGGGTGGTGGGGTTAAGGAGGTGGCTagggcagggagagggaggggtaGCAGCTTTTctcaattgtgcaggtgggaactctccctgtaccacacagccttctattccaaagCACCCATTCTTCCTACTTCTTTCTTCTGCCTGTGTGTGTTTTTCAAATTCAGAAAGAGGCTTTCTTGCTGAAAGCTTGTtagcattctttttgttgtgcctgttgcaACTTAGTGTCTCCACCATATGCtgaatagcaatctgtccttttcatattgttgttttgAATTACAGATAGATGGGTCTTAATGTCACAAAttgttgtacatatttttgttCTCGTTAACATGTTGAGTGATGCACACACAGTGCTGGTTATGTAACTGCCAGGCAGAGCCACAGCAGCAGTTGAGGCTCTACTGTGGCTTCAGCAGCCTCTTAAGTCAGTGTGTTAAAACAGTAGTGTCACCATTGTACCTAGGTGGCTCCAAAAGCCTAAGAAAGTAAAACCTGTTAAGATTATGCTGTGTATGAACATGACATGAATTTAATGTTGTTTTATATGCTCTGCCTGGTGGTTTcctgcagattcagattctttattcaccATTGAGGTGGAATAGGCAATTTACATGGATATCATAAAAATTTTCCATTGAATAGTACCTTAAAGCTAAATGAGCATTGCAAATAGTGCCCATAGATGATAACATACACCATAAAATAAGATAAATACATTCAGCAACatcacataatgaaatctttaaaaATTGTCAgttgattttatattcataaattctCT
This genomic stretch from Schistocerca cancellata isolate TAMUIC-IGC-003103 chromosome 5, iqSchCanc2.1, whole genome shotgun sequence harbors:
- the LOC126188262 gene encoding uncharacterized protein LOC126188262 codes for the protein MEAFNDEVLIGGAQMENTEKGCPVCGAEDRRTISVPAGTLPKSLELKIRCQRKREIYGQLSVDSLVCKYKGGLSKEEYRAKLQAMRREDLIKIKKQIDEELRAALERRKRPLAARMFRTRHNKPELQIGGCVCHEMENVKQKWRKFKNDVTLANNERVEDVRKWLEEKAVIS